The Quercus robur chromosome 7, dhQueRobu3.1, whole genome shotgun sequence genome has a segment encoding these proteins:
- the LOC126692961 gene encoding probable jasmonic acid carboxyl methyltransferase 1 isoform X2, which yields MDSNAHNSIHENGHGHVLQVEKVFHMTSGVGENSYSHNSALQKTVISKVRPVLEGTVRALYSKENFPRYFSVADLGCSSGPNTLIVTYEMIDAIVGLCRETGHSPPELTVFLNDLPSNDFNTDFKLLPDFYAMLKREKGNDVGPCFIAGMPGSFYGRLFPSKSLDFVHSSYSVHWLSKVPQGINNNKGNIYMGKTSPHNVFEAYLEQFQSDFSLLLRSRADEIKLGGQMILTFIGRSIKDPTSRDCCLVWELLAKCLLDMAAEGLIEEADIDTFNLPQYNPFIEEVKTVVEKEGSFVIDRLETFEVNLDGNDNEENKNYVFDKFTCGQTVSRSYRAISESLLADHFGEAIIDDLFERYAEHIGEHLSMEKIKNFNILISMERK from the exons ATGGATAGCAACGCCCATAATTCAATCCATGAAAATGGACATGGCCATGTCTTGCAAGTGGAGAAGGTTTTTCACATGACATCAGGAGTAGGAGAAAATAGCTATTCCCATAACTCAGCACTTCAA AAAACAGTGATATCCAAGGTAAGACCAGTGTTGGAGGGCACTGTCAGAGCTTTATATAGCAAGGAAAACTTTCCTCGTTATTTTTCCGTAGCAGACTTGGGATGCTCTTCAGGACCCAACACACTTATAGTTACCTACGAAATGATTGATGCCATAGTCGGACTGTGCCGAGAAACTGGACACTCTCCTCCTGAGCTCACGGTGTTTCTAAATGACCTTCCAAGTAATGATTTCAACACTGATTTCAAATTACTGCCAgacttttatgctatgttgaagaGGGAGAAAGGCAACGATGTAGGGCCATGTTTCATAGCGGGAATGCCAGGGTCCTTCTATGGCAGGCTCTTTCCTAGCAAAAGCCTGGATTTTGTTCATTCTTCTTATAGTGTGCATTGGCTCTCTAAG gTACCTCAAGGGATAAACAATAATAAGGGGAACATATACATGGGGAAGACAAGCCCTCACAATGTATTCGAGGCATACTTGGAGCAATTTCAGAGTGATTTCTCACTTTTACTTCGCTCTCGTGCTGATGAAATAAAACTTGGAGGGCAAATGATTCTAACCTTTATTGGTAGGAGTATCAAAGATCCCACTAGTAGAGATTGTTGCCTCGTTTGGGAGCTGCTAGCAAAGTGTCTCCTTGACATGGCTGCTGAA GGGCTAATTGAAGAGGCTGATATTGATACGTTCAATTTGCCTCAATACAATCCTTTCATCGAAGAAGTAAAAACCGTTGTTGAAAAAGAGGGATCCTTTGTTATTGATCGACTGGAAACATTTGAAGTCAATTTGGATGGCAATGACAAcgaggaaaacaaaaattacgTCTTCGACAAGTTTACATGTGGACAAACTGTGTCACGTAGCTATAGGGCGATTTCAGAATCCTTGCTTGCTGATCACTTTGGAGAGGCAATCATAGATGATTTATTTGAGAGGTACGCAGAGCATATCGGCGAGCATCTTTCcatggagaagataaagaatttCAACATCCTAATTTCAATGGAAAGGAAATGA
- the LOC126692961 gene encoding probable jasmonic acid carboxyl methyltransferase 1 isoform X1, with amino-acid sequence MDSNAHNSIHENGHGHVLQVEKVFHMTSGVGENSYSHNSALQKTVISKVRPVLEGTVRALYSKENFPRYFSVADLGCSSGPNTLIVTYEMIDAIVGLCRETGHSPPELTVFLNDLPSNDFNTDFKLLPDFYAMLKREKGNDVGPCFIAGMPGSFYGRLFPSKSLDFVHSSYSVHWLSKVPQGINNNKGNIYMGKTSPHNVFEAYLEQFQSDFSLLLRSRADEIKLGGQMILTFIGRSIKDPTSRDCCLVWELLAKCLLDMAAEGLIEEADIDTFNLPQYNPFIEEVKTVVEKEGSFVIDRLETFEVNLDGNDNEENKNYVFDKFTCGQTVSRSYRAISESLLADHFGEAIIDDLFERFAERIGEHLSMEKTKNFNILISMERK; translated from the exons ATGGATAGCAACGCCCATAATTCAATCCATGAAAATGGACATGGCCATGTCTTGCAAGTGGAGAAGGTTTTTCACATGACATCAGGAGTAGGAGAAAATAGCTATTCCCATAACTCAGCACTTCAA AAAACAGTGATATCCAAGGTAAGACCAGTGTTGGAGGGCACTGTCAGAGCTTTATATAGCAAGGAAAACTTTCCTCGTTATTTTTCCGTAGCAGACTTGGGATGCTCTTCAGGACCCAACACACTTATAGTTACCTACGAAATGATTGATGCCATAGTCGGACTGTGCCGAGAAACTGGACACTCTCCTCCTGAGCTCACGGTGTTTCTAAATGACCTTCCAAGTAATGATTTCAACACTGATTTCAAATTACTGCCAgacttttatgctatgttgaagaGGGAGAAAGGCAACGATGTAGGGCCATGTTTCATAGCGGGAATGCCAGGGTCCTTCTATGGCAGGCTCTTTCCTAGCAAAAGCCTGGATTTTGTTCATTCTTCTTATAGTGTGCATTGGCTCTCTAAG gTACCTCAAGGGATAAACAATAATAAGGGGAACATATACATGGGGAAGACAAGCCCTCACAATGTATTCGAGGCATACTTGGAGCAATTTCAGAGTGATTTCTCACTTTTACTTCGCTCTCGTGCTGATGAAATAAAACTTGGAGGGCAAATGATTCTAACCTTTATTGGTAGGAGTATCAAAGATCCCACTAGTAGAGATTGTTGCCTCGTTTGGGAGCTGCTAGCAAAGTGTCTCCTTGACATGGCTGCTGAA GGGCTAATTGAAGAGGCTGATATTGATACGTTCAATTTGCCTCAATACAATCCTTTCATCGAAGAAGTAAAAACCGTTGTTGAAAAAGAGGGATCCTTTGTTATTGATCGACTGGAAACATTTGAAGTCAATTTGGATGGCAATGACAAcgaggaaaacaaaaattacgTCTTCGACAAGTTTACATGTGGACAAACTGTGTCACGTAGCTATAGGGCGATTTCAGAATCCTTGCTTGCTGATCACTTTGGAGAGGCAATCATAGATGATTTATTTGAGAG